In one Syngnathus scovelli strain Florida unplaced genomic scaffold, RoL_Ssco_1.2 HiC_scaffold_25, whole genome shotgun sequence genomic region, the following are encoded:
- the LOC125993035 gene encoding janus kinase and microtubule-interacting protein 3-like: MHASAFQEREWRSPVLKFLQVRFPDSLSPLQIYCEAEGVSVRKASLATLTLTRGPRTPYIAPCAFPPDIVISDLMKKLDILGDNANLTNEEQVVVIHARTLLTLAEKWLEYIKVTKSALQQ, translated from the exons atgcatgcctctgcctttcaggagagggaatggcgctcccccgtcttgaagtttctgcaagtccgtttcccagacagcctcagccctttgcagatctactgcgaggccgagggcgtgagcgtacgtaaggcatccctcgcaaccctaaccttaacccgaggtcccagaacaccttacattgctccttgcgcctttcccccggacatcgtcatcagtgatctgatgaagaagctggacatcctgggcgataacgcc aatctcaccaacgaggagcaggtggtcgtgattcacgccaggacccttctcaccctagccgagaag tggttagaatacatcaaagtgaccaagtcagcacttcaacagtag